In Candidatus Vicinibacter proximus, the genomic stretch TCCCCATCAATAAACGCGTTGACTTCAGGCATTTCCATCAACACTTGCGCACAGGCTTTGGCAAATACAGACATGAATCCTAACTTAATTCCATATTTGGCTTGGAATTTTTCATTGTACGTCTGACGGAGTTCCATCAATTTGGACATGTCAGCCTCGTTAAAAGTGGTGAGCATGGCCGTTTCATTTTTAGCGGATACAAGACGTTTTGCAATGGTACGCCGCATTCTTGACATCTTCTCTCTTCTTTCAGGACGTGTTCCTGTCATCACCTTTGATGTGTCAGACGAGCTCAGGATGTTTGTTGCAGGATTTTCTAAAGGAGAGGTGGATTTCTCGCTTTTCGAGCTGATTGCTTCCAGCACATCGCCCTTGGTAATTCTTCCTTCTTTTCCACTACCTTGGACATCATCAACTTTTAGTTCATGTTCACGCATTAATTTGGCAGCGGCAGGCGCTGGATGCTGGACCAATTTATTTGTTGGGGCTTCGGAACCAATAATTTCTGATGGTTTGGAAGAAGTTTGAGGCGTTTCCATTTCTCCGGAAACAGACACATCAATTTGTGCTACCACTGCCCCTACGCTGAGATCATCTCCTTCATTGGCCAAACGCTTAATTCTTCCTGCTTTTTCGGCGGGTAGTTCAAATGTTGCCTTATCTGACTCAAATTCACAAAGGGCCTGATCCAGTTTTACCTTCGCGCCATCCTCTACAAGCCATTTGGCGAGGGTCACCTCTGTTACAGATTCTCCGATGGAGGGCACTTTTATCTCGATCACGTTC encodes the following:
- the odhB gene encoding 2-oxoglutarate dehydrogenase complex dihydrolipoyllysine-residue succinyltransferase, with the protein product MNVIEIKVPSIGESVTEVTLAKWLVEDGAKVKLDQALCEFESDKATFELPAEKAGRIKRLANEGDDLSVGAVVAQIDVSVSGEMETPQTSSKPSEIIGSEAPTNKLVQHPAPAAAKLMREHELKVDDVQGSGKEGRITKGDVLEAISSKSEKSTSPLENPATNILSSSDTSKVMTGTRPERREKMSRMRRTIAKRLVSAKNETAMLTTFNEADMSKLMELRQTYNEKFQAKYGIKLGFMSVFAKACAQVLMEMPEVNAFIDGEDLIYHDYVDISMAISTPTGLVVPPIHNVESIKLHEFEIKLKELAEKARGGKLSLEEMTGGTFTITNGGVFGSLMSTPIINEPQSAILGLHAIKDRPVAINGQVVIRPMMYLALSYDHRVIDGSSSVGFLVKVKEIIEDPMKLFLEI